The Psilocybe cubensis strain MGC-MH-2018 chromosome 7, whole genome shotgun sequence genome has a window encoding:
- a CDS encoding Ubiquitin-conjugating enzyme spm2, giving the protein MAKVPRNFRLLEELEKGEKGIGDGSCSYGLEDGDDILMSNWNGTIIGPGHTVHENRIYSLKITCGPAYPDARPEVEFISRVNLPFVNQMNGKVDPAKLPVLANWSRALSIEHVLVEIRKEMASFNNRKLPQPPEGSTFF; this is encoded by the exons ATGGCTAAAG TTCCCAGGAATTTCCGTCTCCTAGAAGAGCTTGAGAAGGGCGAGAAGGGAATTGGCGATGGCTCTTGCTCCTATGGTCTTGAAGATGGCGACGATATCCTGATGAGCAATTGGAACGGAACCATCATCGGTCCTGGCCAT ACTGTCCACGAGAACCGCATCTATAGTCTCAAGATCACCTGTGGTCCAGCTTACCCTGATGCTCGTCCTGAAGTCGAGTTCATCTCGCGCGTCAACCTTCCCTTTGTCAATCAAATGAACGGCAAAGTAGACCCCGCTAAACTCCCCGTCCTTGCTAACTGGTCAAGGGCTCTCAGCATCGAGCACGTTCTCGTGGAGATCCGCAA GGAAATGGCGTCATTCAATAACAGGAAGCTGCCCCAACCTCCAGAAGGATCGACATTCTTCTGA